Proteins encoded together in one Aeromonas encheleia window:
- a CDS encoding GMP reductase, whose amino-acid sequence MRIEEDLKLGFKDVLFRPKRSTLKSRSQVSLTRQFTFKHTQTQWQGVPVIAANMDTVGSFAMARTLAGFEMMTAVHKHYSLAQWQTFVNETDPALLGHVMVSTGTSEEDFIKTRQILAMSAALRFICVDVANGYSQHFVEFLRKIREACPDHVILAGNVVTGEMVEELILSGADIVKVGIGPGSVCTTRVKTGVGYPQLSAIIECADAAHGLGGQIVGDGGCTCPGDVAKAFGGGADFVMLGGMLAAHEECGGEVVDVDGAPFMKFYGMSSSSAMDKHAGGVAEYRASEGKTVLLPYRGPVENAVRDILGGVRSTCTYVGASQLKELTKRTTFIRVREQENNVYGKE is encoded by the coding sequence ATGCGTATCGAAGAAGACTTGAAGCTAGGTTTCAAGGATGTCCTGTTCCGCCCCAAGCGCTCCACTCTCAAGAGCCGTTCCCAAGTCAGCCTGACCCGTCAGTTCACCTTCAAACATACCCAGACCCAATGGCAGGGCGTGCCCGTCATCGCCGCCAACATGGACACCGTCGGCAGCTTCGCCATGGCCAGGACCCTGGCCGGCTTCGAGATGATGACGGCAGTTCACAAACACTACAGCCTCGCGCAGTGGCAGACCTTCGTCAACGAGACAGACCCGGCCTTGCTGGGCCACGTCATGGTATCGACCGGCACCTCGGAAGAGGACTTCATCAAGACCCGCCAGATCCTGGCCATGTCGGCGGCCCTGCGCTTCATCTGTGTGGACGTGGCCAACGGCTACTCCCAGCACTTCGTCGAGTTCCTGCGCAAGATCCGCGAGGCCTGCCCGGATCATGTGATCCTGGCCGGCAACGTGGTCACCGGCGAGATGGTGGAGGAGCTGATCCTCTCCGGCGCCGACATCGTCAAGGTCGGCATAGGCCCGGGTTCGGTCTGCACCACCCGCGTCAAGACCGGGGTCGGCTATCCCCAGCTCTCCGCCATCATAGAGTGCGCCGATGCGGCCCACGGCCTCGGCGGCCAGATCGTCGGTGACGGCGGCTGCACCTGCCCGGGCGACGTGGCCAAGGCGTTTGGCGGCGGCGCCGACTTCGTGATGCTGGGAGGCATGCTGGCGGCCCACGAGGAGTGCGGCGGCGAGGTGGTGGATGTCGATGGCGCCCCCTTCATGAAGTTCTATGGCATGAGCTCGTCGAGCGCCATGGACAAGCACGCCGGCGGCGTCGCCGAGTACCGTGCCTCCGAAGGCAAGACGGTGCTGCTGCCCTACCGCGGCCCGGTCGAGAATGCCGTGCGCGACATCCTGGGCGGCGTGCGCTCCACCTGTACCTATGTGGGCGCCAGCCAGCTGAAAGAGCTGACCAAACGCACCACCTTCATCCGGGTGCGTGAGCAGGAGAACAACGTCTACGGCAAGGAGTAA
- the rloA3 gene encoding retropepsin-like aspartic peptidase RloA3, whose amino-acid sequence MLLASLCLSPGVWAAPTVYGWIEKGLIMPDGVAVKMKLDTGALTSSLDARSLQHFKRDGKPWVRFTLVLTDANTDKEVRQTLERPVERSVTVRGAGGMEERPTVTMSVCVGDKLYKEWFTLRDRSDMIYPVLLGRRLLAELGPVDSSRTFTVQPSCG is encoded by the coding sequence TTGTTGCTGGCCAGCCTCTGCCTGTCGCCTGGCGTCTGGGCGGCCCCGACCGTCTATGGCTGGATCGAGAAGGGCTTGATCATGCCGGATGGAGTGGCGGTGAAGATGAAACTCGATACCGGCGCCCTCACCTCGTCCCTGGATGCGCGCTCGTTGCAGCACTTCAAGCGTGACGGCAAGCCCTGGGTGCGCTTCACCCTGGTGCTGACCGATGCCAACACCGACAAGGAGGTGCGCCAGACCCTGGAGCGCCCGGTGGAGCGCAGCGTGACGGTGCGCGGCGCCGGTGGCATGGAGGAGCGTCCCACTGTGACCATGTCTGTCTGTGTCGGTGACAAGCTCTACAAGGAGTGGTTCACCCTGCGGGATCGCAGCGACATGATCTATCCCGTGCTGCTCGGTCGTCGCCTGCTGGCAGAGCTGGGGCCGGTGGACTCTTCCCGCACCTTCACTGTGCAGCCGAGCTGTGGCTAG
- a CDS encoding ATP-binding protein — MSRVRSIRRFLLSGILALVSLSLAVSGLIGYLEANHEMEELFDARLAQSARITNQLLSRYLKQRGELPSNGAVYQEWEQAVPDDPHPEKRGFSQLGRDNEFTPYGHEFEHNLYFQLLNEQGTILLRSPNAPEQPLTTLERGFNSETKDHHEWRTFTLYNEAEQTWLIVAERDDERGELASKMATLTMLPLFITLPFLLGLLWWLVTRGLAPLNQLTQAIGERHPANLSPLNLAIKAEELTPLVSEINRLMHTLADTIEREKQFTNEAAHELRTPLAVLRIHSENALAAEDDASREQALRKMLLALDRSDRLIRQLLTQARIDNQQAPALGKLDLSLLLQGTLATLAPIALRKDLQLSLEGDEHLQVMGQAMLLDLMFGNLIDNALRYTQVGGEVAVVITQEGNRVRVDVRDNGPGIPTAALSRLCERFFRVNPQQGDGVGLGMAIVQRIVQLHGADLDIHNRPEGGLEVSVLLPAPPRPA; from the coding sequence ATGAGTCGCGTCCGCTCCATCCGCCGCTTCCTGCTCTCCGGCATCCTGGCCCTGGTCAGCCTCAGCCTGGCCGTCAGCGGCCTCATCGGCTACCTGGAAGCCAACCACGAGATGGAGGAGCTGTTCGATGCCCGTCTCGCCCAGTCCGCCCGCATCACCAACCAGCTGCTCAGCCGTTATCTGAAGCAGCGCGGCGAGCTGCCCAGCAACGGGGCCGTCTACCAGGAGTGGGAGCAGGCCGTGCCCGACGACCCCCATCCGGAGAAGCGCGGCTTCAGCCAGCTGGGGCGGGACAACGAGTTCACCCCCTACGGCCACGAGTTCGAACACAACCTCTACTTTCAGCTGCTCAACGAGCAAGGCACCATACTGCTGCGCTCACCCAATGCGCCGGAGCAGCCCCTGACCACCCTGGAGCGCGGCTTCAACAGCGAGACCAAGGATCACCACGAGTGGCGCACCTTCACCCTCTACAACGAGGCTGAGCAGACCTGGCTCATCGTCGCGGAGCGGGATGACGAGCGGGGGGAGCTGGCCAGCAAGATGGCTACCCTGACCATGCTGCCGCTCTTCATCACCCTGCCCTTCCTGCTCGGCCTGCTGTGGTGGTTGGTCACCCGGGGGCTGGCTCCACTGAATCAACTCACCCAGGCAATAGGCGAGCGCCATCCCGCCAACCTGAGCCCGCTCAACCTGGCCATCAAGGCCGAGGAGCTGACGCCGCTGGTGTCGGAGATCAACCGCCTGATGCACACCCTGGCGGACACCATAGAGCGGGAGAAGCAGTTCACCAACGAGGCCGCCCACGAACTGCGCACCCCGCTGGCGGTGCTGCGCATCCACAGTGAAAATGCCCTGGCCGCCGAGGATGACGCCAGCCGCGAGCAGGCCCTGCGCAAGATGCTGCTGGCCCTCGATCGCAGCGACCGGCTGATCCGCCAGCTGCTGACCCAGGCCCGCATCGATAACCAGCAGGCCCCGGCGCTCGGCAAGCTGGATCTGAGCCTGCTGTTGCAGGGCACCCTGGCTACCCTGGCCCCCATAGCCCTGAGGAAGGATCTGCAGCTCTCCCTGGAGGGGGACGAGCATCTGCAGGTGATGGGGCAGGCCATGTTGCTGGATCTGATGTTTGGCAACCTCATCGACAACGCGCTGCGCTACACCCAGGTGGGCGGCGAGGTCGCCGTGGTGATCACCCAGGAGGGCAACAGGGTCAGGGTGGATGTGCGGGACAACGGCCCCGGCATCCCCACCGCCGCCCTGTCGCGCCTGTGCGAGCGCTTCTTCCGAGTCAATCCCCAGCAGGGGGACGGGGTGGGCCTTGGCATGGCCATAGTGCAGCGCATAGTGCAGCTGCACGGCGCGGATCTCGACATCCACAACAGGCCCGAGGGGGGCCTTGAGGTGAGCGTGCTGCTGCCCGCCCCGCCGCGCCCGGCATAG
- a CDS encoding response regulator, whose product MRILLVEDDVMLGDGMVDALRHSGYTVDWLQQGLPALSVLKSEEFAALILDLNLPDIDGISLLRKLRREGHQLPVLILTARDALDDRVVGLDAGSDDYMVKPFALQELNARLRALVRRSKGQAQATLEYGDILLYPESQQVTYQGEPVRLTPHEYKLLLELISQSGRVLSKEQLQQSLYGWDEGAESNAVEVHIHHLRKKFFPELIRNIRGVGYIVPQPDTPGSRGMSAR is encoded by the coding sequence ATGCGGATCCTGCTGGTGGAAGACGATGTGATGCTGGGGGATGGCATGGTGGATGCCCTTCGCCACAGTGGTTATACGGTGGACTGGTTGCAGCAGGGACTGCCCGCCCTGTCGGTGCTCAAGAGTGAAGAGTTTGCCGCCCTCATCCTGGATCTCAATCTGCCCGATATCGATGGCATCAGCCTGCTGCGCAAGCTGCGCCGGGAGGGGCACCAGCTGCCCGTGCTGATCCTCACCGCCCGCGATGCCCTCGACGATAGGGTGGTCGGGCTGGATGCGGGCTCCGACGACTACATGGTCAAGCCCTTCGCCCTGCAGGAGCTCAATGCCCGGCTGCGTGCCCTGGTGCGGCGCAGCAAGGGCCAGGCGCAGGCCACGCTGGAGTATGGCGACATCCTCCTCTACCCCGAGTCGCAACAGGTCACCTATCAGGGCGAGCCCGTCAGGCTCACCCCCCACGAATACAAGCTGCTGCTGGAGCTCATCAGCCAGAGCGGCCGGGTGCTGAGCAAGGAGCAGCTGCAACAGAGCCTCTACGGCTGGGACGAGGGGGCCGAGAGCAATGCGGTGGAGGTGCACATCCACCACCTGCGCAAGAAGTTCTTCCCCGAACTCATCCGCAACATCCGCGGCGTCGGCTACATAGTGCCGCAGCCAGATACCCCGGGCAGCAGAGGGATGTCCGCCCGATGA
- a CDS encoding tetratricopeptide repeat protein, translated as MKHSISRTLFSRHALLLLTLGSGLAQAADTLPIIQQQWAHCQYQQTGKAKESCLEQLSSQADQASAKEAFRTDLLIWSAIVKSTWAGAKGGLGALSLVKEAKAKLEIAIKQDPSALEGSAYTSLGSLYYQVPGWPVGFGDDEKAEQLLKQALAINPNGIDPNYFYGDFLLDQGRKAEARAYLDKALAAPSRPGREVADEGRRGEIRERLAKL; from the coding sequence ATGAAGCACAGCATTTCCCGCACCCTGTTTAGCCGCCATGCCCTCTTGCTACTCACCCTGGGGAGCGGTCTGGCCCAGGCCGCCGATACCCTGCCCATCATCCAGCAGCAGTGGGCCCACTGCCAGTATCAACAGACCGGCAAGGCCAAGGAGAGCTGCCTGGAGCAGTTGAGCAGCCAGGCCGATCAGGCCAGCGCCAAGGAGGCCTTTCGCACCGATCTGCTGATCTGGTCGGCCATCGTCAAGAGCACCTGGGCCGGCGCCAAGGGCGGGCTGGGGGCCCTCAGCCTGGTGAAAGAGGCCAAGGCGAAGCTGGAAATAGCCATCAAGCAGGATCCCAGTGCGCTGGAAGGCTCCGCCTACACCAGCCTGGGGTCGCTCTACTATCAGGTGCCGGGCTGGCCGGTAGGATTTGGCGATGACGAGAAGGCCGAGCAGTTGCTCAAGCAGGCACTGGCCATCAACCCGAACGGCATCGATCCCAACTACTTCTACGGCGACTTCCTGCTCGATCAGGGCCGCAAGGCCGAAGCCAGGGCCTATCTCGACAAGGCGCTGGCGGCGCCGAGTCGCCCGGGCCGTGAAGTGGCTGACGAAGGGCGACGAGGGGAGATCCGCGAACGCCTCGCCAAGTTATAA
- a CDS encoding SDR family oxidoreductase: protein MKLEGKKVLLTGASGGIGEALAQELAAQGAHLLLHGRRTSTLERLCKELTHPERHQIVVADLSSPEERARLLQHPALDEGLDVLINNAGCNQFAWLEDQSIEQVERQLRLNIEAPIQLTRALLPRLRKPAVVMNIGSSFGGIGYAGYSVYCASKFALRGFSEALGRELEGTGVKVLHFAPRATRTHLNSEAAYEMNAALGTRTDSPQDVAEAAVIALCNETRSSWLGWPEKLFVRLNGLLPGLVDKALARQRPIIERYARHSAAPAAGKSGSPTSVMTEKEP from the coding sequence ATGAAGCTTGAAGGAAAAAAGGTGTTGCTCACGGGCGCCAGCGGCGGGATCGGCGAAGCGCTGGCCCAGGAGCTGGCGGCGCAGGGGGCGCACCTGTTGTTGCACGGACGCAGGACCAGCACACTGGAGCGCCTCTGCAAGGAGCTGACCCATCCGGAACGTCACCAGATCGTGGTCGCCGATCTGAGCTCCCCTGAGGAGCGGGCGCGCCTGCTGCAACACCCCGCACTGGATGAAGGGCTGGATGTGCTGATCAACAACGCCGGTTGCAACCAGTTTGCCTGGCTGGAGGATCAGAGCATCGAACAGGTGGAACGCCAACTGCGGCTCAACATAGAGGCGCCGATCCAGCTCACCCGCGCCCTGCTGCCGAGGCTGCGCAAGCCCGCCGTGGTGATGAACATCGGCTCCAGCTTTGGCGGTATCGGTTATGCGGGTTACAGCGTCTACTGTGCCAGCAAGTTCGCCCTGCGCGGCTTCAGCGAGGCGCTGGGACGCGAGCTGGAAGGCACCGGCGTCAAGGTGCTGCACTTCGCCCCGCGCGCCACCCGTACCCATCTCAACTCGGAAGCCGCCTACGAGATGAACGCCGCACTCGGCACCCGTACCGACAGCCCGCAGGACGTGGCCGAGGCCGCCGTCATCGCCCTGTGCAACGAAACCCGCAGCAGCTGGCTCGGCTGGCCGGAGAAGTTGTTCGTGCGCCTCAACGGCCTGCTGCCCGGCCTCGTCGACAAGGCGCTGGCCAGGCAAAGACCCATCATCGAGCGCTATGCCCGCCACTCGGCCGCGCCCGCCGCGGGCAAGTCGGGCAGCCCCACCTCCGTAATGACAGAGAAGGAACCTTAA
- a CDS encoding TenA family transcriptional regulator → MSFYQTLQQATAQEREHLFRAPIIEACRRGDISRETYLAFLAEAYYHVRHTVPLLMTTGGKLGQEHEWLREAIKEYIDEEYGHQEWILNDIRACGGDAEAVRHGQPGLPIELMVAFLYDQIQRGNPMGFFGMVQVLEGTSVAIALTVADQLKSGLGLPPQAMSYLSSHGALDQEHLKFFESLMNRLEDPADQAAIIHSARVVYRLYADMLYQLTDAETR, encoded by the coding sequence ATGAGCTTCTACCAGACCCTGCAACAAGCCACCGCCCAGGAGCGTGAGCACCTGTTCCGCGCCCCCATCATCGAAGCCTGCCGCCGTGGCGATATCAGCCGAGAGACGTATCTCGCCTTCCTGGCAGAGGCTTACTACCACGTGCGTCACACGGTGCCGCTGTTGATGACCACCGGCGGCAAGCTGGGGCAGGAGCATGAGTGGCTACGAGAGGCCATCAAGGAGTACATAGACGAAGAGTACGGCCATCAAGAGTGGATCCTCAACGACATCCGCGCCTGCGGTGGTGATGCCGAGGCGGTGCGCCACGGCCAGCCGGGCCTGCCCATCGAGCTGATGGTGGCCTTTCTCTATGACCAGATCCAGCGCGGCAACCCCATGGGCTTCTTCGGCATGGTGCAGGTGCTGGAAGGCACCAGCGTCGCCATCGCCCTGACAGTGGCGGACCAGCTCAAGAGCGGCCTCGGCCTGCCGCCCCAGGCGATGAGCTACCTGAGCTCCCACGGCGCGCTGGATCAGGAGCACCTCAAGTTCTTCGAATCCCTGATGAACCGGCTGGAAGACCCCGCCGATCAGGCCGCCATCATTCACTCGGCCAGGGTGGTCTACCGCCTCTACGCCGACATGCTCTATCAACTAACGGATGCAGAGACACGATGA
- a CDS encoding AMP-binding protein, protein MSLFDAIARHASLTPRQPALQGSQGVLDYQTLWQQIQRLADRLQQAGIARLALQLDNGLPWALIDLACTRAGIVVIPVPHFFSPEQQAWLLASSGADALVGPEHEGWQACEPLTLSVGELPLWRKQPAQVPPLPAGTAKITYTSGSTGQPKGVCLSLEQMMAVCDSLARRVAPARVEKHLTLLPLTTLLENLTGLYVPLLTGACSQIPSLKELGFEGSSKLDPATLARALLHWPSHSLVLVPELLRLLLALCGANGALAERLATLRFIAVGGGKVAPELISHARELGMPVYEGYGLSECGSVVALNGPEEHRLGSVGQPLPHCRIAIAADGEILVEGAAMLGYLGTDEPPPSQIATGDLGHLDEQGYLHITGRKKNLQITAFGRNFSPEWVEAQAQLCPAIVRIVVFGDGQPANVALIQPLPGADGQLAQQIELLNQRLPDYARIHHWLPVALDQHPELLTANGRPRRERIYHHFSRQISQCLTGERS, encoded by the coding sequence ATGAGCCTGTTCGACGCCATCGCCCGCCACGCCAGCCTGACGCCACGACAACCGGCACTGCAAGGCAGCCAGGGAGTGCTGGATTACCAGACCCTGTGGCAGCAGATCCAGCGCCTGGCCGACCGGTTGCAGCAGGCCGGCATCGCTCGGCTGGCGCTGCAGCTCGACAACGGCCTGCCCTGGGCGCTGATCGATCTGGCCTGCACCCGGGCCGGGATCGTGGTCATCCCTGTGCCTCACTTCTTCAGCCCGGAGCAACAAGCCTGGTTGCTGGCAAGCAGCGGGGCCGATGCCCTGGTAGGACCCGAGCATGAGGGATGGCAGGCCTGCGAGCCCCTGACCCTGTCGGTCGGCGAGCTGCCGCTGTGGCGCAAGCAGCCGGCACAGGTGCCCCCCTTGCCAGCAGGCACCGCCAAGATCACCTACACCTCCGGCAGCACGGGCCAGCCCAAGGGGGTCTGCCTCTCCCTTGAACAGATGATGGCGGTCTGCGATTCGCTGGCAAGACGCGTCGCGCCAGCACGGGTCGAGAAACACCTGACCCTGCTGCCGCTGACCACCCTGCTGGAGAACCTGACTGGCCTCTATGTGCCCTTGCTTACCGGCGCCTGCAGCCAGATCCCCTCGCTCAAGGAGTTGGGGTTCGAAGGCTCCAGCAAGCTGGATCCCGCCACCCTGGCCCGGGCCCTGCTGCACTGGCCCAGCCACAGCCTGGTGCTGGTGCCCGAGTTGCTGCGTTTGCTGCTCGCCCTGTGCGGCGCCAATGGGGCGCTCGCCGAGCGCCTCGCCACCCTGCGCTTCATCGCCGTGGGCGGGGGCAAGGTCGCCCCCGAGCTCATCAGCCACGCCCGCGAGCTGGGGATGCCGGTCTATGAAGGCTACGGTCTGTCAGAATGCGGCTCCGTCGTGGCGCTCAATGGCCCGGAGGAACACCGCCTCGGCAGTGTCGGCCAGCCCCTGCCACATTGCAGGATAGCGATCGCCGCCGACGGCGAGATCCTGGTGGAAGGGGCCGCCATGCTCGGCTACCTGGGCACGGACGAGCCCCCCCCCAGCCAGATTGCCACCGGCGATCTCGGTCATCTGGATGAGCAGGGCTACCTGCACATCACGGGGCGCAAGAAGAACCTGCAGATCACCGCCTTTGGCCGCAACTTCTCCCCCGAATGGGTCGAGGCACAGGCCCAGCTCTGCCCGGCCATCGTCCGCATCGTGGTCTTCGGCGATGGCCAGCCCGCCAACGTGGCGCTGATCCAGCCGCTGCCCGGCGCAGATGGCCAACTGGCGCAACAGATCGAGCTGCTCAACCAGCGCCTGCCCGATTACGCCCGCATTCACCACTGGCTGCCGGTGGCTCTGGATCAACATCCGGAGCTGCTGACCGCCAACGGTCGCCCCCGTCGCGAACGGATCTATCACCACTTTTCCCGACAGATCAGCCAATGCCTCACAGGAGAGCGCTCATGA
- a CDS encoding thermostable hemolysin has protein sequence MTIEIQAPYRLTLAESPPQVMALQAFIQAAYGLEFNAHIPHFLPCLLGLYRADGMLVGACGLNHASTGGSECPLYLEQYLEQPIEAAIETRLGVRPARNRIIEVGNLACSEPGNARLMFAALCRLLCDNALDYVVFTGTAKLRNSFARLRLNPVELAPAQAHQVGEDASAWGEYYRCQPKVMAGDINHGRDVLAQSSLLLNLLGPMPILFSHADHDGDKRCAQ, from the coding sequence ATGACCATAGAGATCCAAGCCCCCTACAGGTTGACCCTGGCCGAATCCCCGCCGCAGGTCATGGCGCTGCAAGCTTTTATCCAGGCCGCCTACGGCCTCGAATTCAACGCCCACATTCCCCATTTTCTGCCCTGCCTGCTCGGCCTCTATCGGGCAGACGGCATGCTGGTCGGCGCCTGCGGCCTCAACCACGCCAGCACAGGGGGGAGTGAATGCCCCCTCTATCTTGAGCAGTATCTGGAGCAGCCCATCGAGGCCGCCATCGAAACCCGCCTCGGGGTACGTCCGGCCCGCAACCGCATCATCGAGGTGGGCAATCTGGCCTGCAGCGAACCGGGCAATGCCCGCCTGATGTTTGCGGCGCTGTGCCGCCTGCTGTGTGACAACGCCCTCGACTACGTGGTGTTCACCGGTACCGCCAAGCTGCGCAACAGCTTTGCCCGCCTGCGCCTCAACCCGGTGGAGCTGGCCCCCGCCCAGGCCCATCAGGTGGGTGAGGACGCCAGCGCCTGGGGGGAATACTACCGCTGCCAGCCCAAGGTGATGGCAGGCGACATCAACCATGGACGAGACGTGCTCGCCCAGAGCAGCCTGCTGCTCAACCTGCTGGGGCCCATGCCCATCCTTTTTAGCCATGCCGACCATGACGGTGACAAGAGGTGTGCCCAATGA
- a CDS encoding class I SAM-dependent methyltransferase: MSSSASCPLCLARHSYPLPVAGKHYHRCQSCELVWLDPACHLAPAAEKAVYDGHDNQVDDPRYRSFLMRAFGEVLARVPAPASGLDFGCGPGPALIAMGREAGYEMAGYDKFYADEPALLTRQYDFITSTEVIEHIADPRRALDGLWDCLRPGGILVLQTQRVLGDERFRSWRYRHDPTHIVFFAEASFHALAARWQAAVCFPHADVVVITKP; this comes from the coding sequence ATGTCATCAAGCGCCAGCTGCCCCCTCTGCTTGGCTCGCCACAGCTACCCGCTGCCCGTCGCCGGCAAGCATTACCATCGCTGCCAAAGCTGCGAGCTGGTCTGGCTGGATCCGGCCTGCCATCTGGCGCCGGCGGCGGAGAAGGCGGTCTACGACGGGCACGACAACCAGGTGGACGATCCCCGCTACCGCAGCTTCCTGATGCGGGCCTTCGGCGAGGTGCTGGCCCGGGTGCCGGCGCCGGCCTCCGGCCTCGACTTCGGCTGTGGCCCCGGCCCCGCGCTGATCGCCATGGGGCGGGAGGCGGGCTACGAGATGGCGGGCTACGACAAGTTCTACGCCGATGAGCCAGCGCTGCTCACCCGGCAGTACGACTTCATCACCAGCACCGAGGTGATCGAGCACATCGCCGATCCGCGCCGCGCGCTGGACGGGCTTTGGGATTGCCTGAGACCCGGCGGCATCCTGGTGCTGCAGACCCAGCGGGTGCTCGGTGACGAGCGCTTCAGGAGCTGGCGCTACCGCCATGATCCGACTCACATCGTCTTCTTCGCCGAGGCCTCGTTTCACGCCCTGGCGGCCCGTTGGCAGGCGGCGGTCTGTTTCCCCCATGCCGATGTGGTCGTCATCACCAAACCCTGA
- a CDS encoding winged helix-turn-helix domain-containing protein → MSIPHLSLQDARHLQLAAQGLLSPPKRKAGPADLLACIRRMALLQIDTIQVVARSPYLVLFSRLGHYDPAWLDQLLARGDIFEYWAHEACFIPREDYRLLRHRMLDPAAMGWKFSAQWLATHGGEIAQIVERIRQQGPVRAADIGNERGERKEGKGNGWWDWKPEKRHLEVLFTAGRLMVSERRNFQRVYDLAERVRPGWDDGRDLPSQAQAQRDMVRASCRALGLIKTGWVADYYRLRRGKYDAQLHQLADEGELLPVRVEGWQHGAFVHASLADELVQAQAGTLKATHSAVLSPFDPLVWDRKRTSELFGFDYRIECYTPAPKRQYGYFVLPLLRRGKLVGRLDAKAHRKEGLFEVKSLYLEEGVRVSASLAQDLAKALQKLADWHQTPALRIGAMPAPLRALWPAPRPWPAG, encoded by the coding sequence ATGTCGATTCCCCATCTCTCGCTGCAAGACGCCCGTCATCTGCAGCTGGCGGCCCAGGGCCTGCTGAGCCCCCCCAAACGCAAGGCGGGCCCCGCCGACCTGCTGGCCTGCATCCGCCGCATGGCGTTGCTGCAGATAGACACCATCCAGGTGGTGGCGCGCAGCCCCTACCTGGTGCTGTTCAGCCGGCTCGGTCACTACGATCCCGCCTGGCTGGATCAGCTGCTGGCGCGGGGTGACATCTTCGAGTACTGGGCCCACGAGGCCTGCTTCATCCCCCGCGAGGATTACCGGCTGCTGCGTCATCGGATGCTGGATCCCGCCGCCATGGGCTGGAAGTTCTCCGCCCAGTGGCTGGCGACCCACGGCGGCGAGATAGCGCAGATCGTCGAGCGTATTCGCCAGCAGGGCCCGGTGCGGGCTGCCGATATTGGAAACGAAAGAGGCGAGCGCAAGGAGGGCAAGGGCAACGGCTGGTGGGACTGGAAGCCGGAGAAGCGTCACCTGGAGGTGTTGTTCACCGCCGGAAGGCTGATGGTGAGCGAGCGGCGCAACTTTCAGCGGGTCTACGATCTCGCCGAGCGGGTGCGCCCGGGCTGGGACGATGGCCGGGATCTGCCGAGCCAGGCACAGGCCCAGCGCGACATGGTGCGCGCCAGCTGCCGTGCCCTCGGGCTGATCAAGACCGGCTGGGTGGCTGACTACTACCGCCTGCGCCGTGGCAAGTACGATGCCCAGCTCCATCAGCTGGCGGACGAGGGGGAGCTGCTGCCCGTGCGCGTCGAGGGGTGGCAGCACGGCGCCTTCGTCCACGCCTCCCTGGCCGATGAGCTGGTGCAGGCGCAGGCCGGCACCCTCAAGGCGACCCACAGCGCCGTGCTGTCACCCTTCGATCCCCTGGTGTGGGATCGCAAGCGGACCAGCGAGCTGTTCGGCTTTGACTACCGCATCGAGTGCTACACCCCGGCGCCCAAGCGCCAGTACGGCTACTTCGTATTGCCCTTGCTGCGCCGCGGCAAGCTGGTGGGACGGCTGGATGCCAAGGCTCATCGCAAGGAGGGGCTGTTCGAGGTCAAGAGCCTCTATCTGGAGGAGGGGGTCAGGGTGAGCGCCAGCCTGGCGCAGGATCTGGCGAAGGCGCTGCAAAAGCTGGCGGATTGGCATCAGACGCCCGCCCTGCGCATCGGCGCCATGCCGGCCCCCCTGCGGGCCCTGTGGCCAGCGCCGCGCCCTTGGCCCGCAGGCTAA
- the frdD gene encoding fumarate reductase subunit FrdD has protein sequence MRRSDEPIYWGLFGAGGMVVAMLLPVIVLITGLLVPMGIMDVETMSYERVLAFASSWWGACILLVIIALPIWHGMHRIYHGLHDLGIHTTKLHHYVFYGFAFLVSAITVGLLMVLVLQ, from the coding sequence ATGAGACGTTCTGACGAACCTATTTACTGGGGTCTGTTTGGTGCCGGTGGCATGGTGGTCGCCATGCTGCTGCCGGTGATTGTCCTCATTACCGGTCTGCTGGTGCCCATGGGCATCATGGACGTGGAGACCATGAGCTACGAGCGCGTGCTCGCCTTCGCCAGCTCCTGGTGGGGTGCCTGTATCCTGCTGGTGATCATCGCCCTGCCGATCTGGCACGGCATGCACCGCATCTATCACGGCCTGCACGACCTTGGGATCCACACCACCAAGCTGCACCACTATGTGTTCTATGGCTTCGCCTTCCTGGTGTCTGCCATCACGGTCGGCCTGCTGATGGTGCTGGTACTCCAGTAA
- a CDS encoding fumarate reductase, whose translation MNNTNSKRKPYVREMKKDWWLKNAFYTGYMIREGTSIFVSIYAVVLMWGLLRLVQGQEAFNGWLESLQSPIAILFHVIALAACLFHAKTWFALAPKAMRIFRGEDLVPEKPIVIVQYVALAVVSLLVLIIVA comes from the coding sequence ATGAACAACACCAATAGCAAACGTAAGCCCTACGTGCGCGAAATGAAGAAAGACTGGTGGCTGAAGAACGCCTTCTACACCGGTTACATGATCCGTGAAGGCACCAGTATCTTCGTCTCCATCTACGCCGTGGTGCTGATGTGGGGTCTGCTGCGACTGGTACAGGGTCAGGAAGCGTTTAACGGCTGGCTGGAATCCCTGCAAAGCCCAATCGCCATCCTGTTCCATGTCATCGCCCTGGCAGCTTGCCTGTTCCATGCCAAGACCTGGTTCGCCCTGGCGCCCAAGGCCATGCGCATCTTCCGTGGCGAAGACCTGGTGCCGGAGAAGCCGATCGTCATCGTCCAGTATGTGGCGCTGGCAGTGGTATCCCTGCTTGTCCTGATCATCGTCGCCTGA